Sequence from the Jatrophihabitans sp. genome:
CCGGCCGCTGCAGTCGCTCGATCAGCCACGCGGTGGTGGCGGACTTGCCGGTGCCGGTCGCGCCGAGCAGCACCACGTCCTTCTCGCCGGCCCTGATGCGCTTCTCCAGCTCGGCGATCGCGGTGGGCTGATCACCCGAGGGCGTGAAGTCGCTGATGACCTCGAACTTGCCGCTCGAGGGGATGATGTCGCTGTCTACCCGCATGCGTTCAGAGTACGAGCATGCTCTGACAACCGGCGGGGCACTTAAGTCAGAACGGCGGCTGCAACCGCACCCGGGCGGCCTCGATGTCGAAGTCCGCCGGCGGGTAGCTGAGGTCCAGCCCGAGCAGCGCGTCGCGCAGCAACTGGCTCACCGCCCAGTTGCGATACCACTTGGTGTCGCTGGGGACGATGTGCCAGGGCGCGGACTTGGTGGAAGTGGCGGCGATCGCGGCGGCGTAGGCGCTCTGGTAGTCCGACCAGTAGGCCCGCTCGTCGATGTCGGCCGGGTTGAACTTCCAGTGCTTGCTCGGATCGTCCAGCCGGGCCAGCAGCCGCTTGCGCTGCTCGCTGTAGCTGATGTGCAGGAAGCACTTGATCAGGACCGTGCCGGAGTCGGCCAGCTGCTGCTCGAAGGCGTTGATGTCAGCGATCCGCTCGGCCCAGGTGTCGGCGTCGATGCTGCCGTGCACCCGGGGAACCAACACGTCCTCGTAGTGCGAGCGGTTGAAGACCCCGATGATGCCGGCTGCCGGCAGCGCCCGGCCGATCCGCCAGAGGAAGTGGTGCGCCGCCTCCTCGGCGGTCGGCCGCTTGAACGACTTGATGCTCACCCCGGCCGGCCCGACCTGGCCCACCACATGCCGGACCACCCCGTCCTTGCCCGAGGTGTCGGTGCCCTGCAGCACCAGCAGCACCCGACGCGGGTCACCGCTGACGCCGTTGGCGTAGAGCATCTCCTGCTGGCTGGCCAGCACCTCGCCGGTGGTGGCCAGCTCGGCCAGCGCCTTGACCTTCGACCCCGGGGACATCGGCTTGCTGGCGGGGTCATAGCCGAGCAGCGTGACCGGACCCTCGGCGACCCGCAGCGCCTCACGCAGCGACATGGCCTTCGGGACTGGCGCTGGGGTCATGGGGCCACCCTACGGCCTGGGCGGGCGCGCCCGTGGAGTGCTCAGGCGGCGATCTCGACCAGCGTGACCGTCATGCTCGCCCCGCTGGCGACCCGGTAGGTCAGCTCGGCGCCGGGCTGGGCGCCCAGCAGCACCGCGCCCAGCGGGCTGGTCGGGGTGATCACCTCGACGCCGGGGCCGGCCTGCTCGACCAGGCCGATCAGGAACTGCTGGTCCTCGTCGTCGTCGGAGAACCGCAGGGTCACCAGGCTGCCGATCTCGGCCACCTGCCCGGCGGAGGCCTGGGCGATCGGCGCCTGCAGCTGCACCTGCAACGCCGCGATCCGGGTGTCGAGCTCGCCGAGGCGGATCAGCGCCTCGACGTTGCCGGCGTGGTCGGCCGCGTCGCCGGAGCCGCCGGGCGGAATGCTCTCCAGCGCGGTCTGCACCCGCTGTGCTTTGAGGTCTTCCAACCGAGCCATCAGGGCGGCATGGGCTGACGGTGAGAGGGAAGGCACGATCATCGTCATGGAGAGTCCTTGTGTCGTAATAAGCACATTAGTCGGCTGACTAGTCTGAATCTTTAGCAACTCCGTACCCGCGGAAATCGTTCCTGAATGTGACGAGCAATTTCGAAGATGCGCCCCCGAGGCCCGAAATGAGCGTGGCGAGGCCGCGGGCTTGAACGGCGCTGAGCCTGGATTGTGTTGAGATAGCAGCCATGCGCGCACTGCTATCCGCCGGTTCCCCGCCCGACGCGGCGGCCTCCGAGGCCTCCGTCGACCTGCACGCCCACTACGCCGAAGGCTGGCTGCCCGATGGGGGCGTCCGGGTCAACTTCGTGTGCAGCGCCGACGGCGCCGCCGCCGCGGCCGGGTTGTCCCGCGGGCTGCAGACCCCCGGTGACAACGCGGTGTTCGCGGTGCTGCGCGACCTTGCCGACGTGATCCTGGTCGGAGCCGCGACCGCCGCCGCCGAGGGTTACCGCCCGGCGAGCCCGTCCGCGCGGCGGCGCGCCATCCGGGCCGGGCTGGGGCTTGAAGAGGTGCCGGCCATCGCGGTGATGTCGGCCAGCCTGCAGCTGGACCTGTCCGTGCCGCTGTTCTCGGCGGCCACGCAGGCCCCGACCCTGGTGGTCACCGGATCGGCGGCGCCGATGGGCGCGCGCACCGACATCATCGACCTCGCCGGCACCGAGCAGACCAGGCTGCAGCTGGTGCAGGCGCCCTCCGACGCCGACGGCGGGGTGGACTTCGCCGGCGCGGTGGCCGGGCTGCGCGAGCTGGGCTACCAGCGGATCCTCTGCGAGGGCGGCCCCCGGCTGTTCGCGGCCGGGGTGGCCGGCGGCGCCGTCGACGAGCTGTGCCTGACCGTGTCACCGATGCTCACCGGGCCGGACGGCCCGCGGATCGTCACCGGCCAGCCGTGGCCTGCCGAACTGACTCCCCGGCTGCGGTTGACCGGCCTGCTCACCGAGGACAGCGCGCTGTTCTGCCGCTACCTCCTCGAGCGCCCGGCGGCAGAAGGCGCCACCTGAGGCCTGGCCGGGCGGGCGAGGCGTCACAATGAGCCGATGAGACTGCCCGTGCTGCCGCCCGTGTCCCCGATGCTCGCCAAGTCGGTGACCACCATCCCGCCCGGCGCGTCCTACGAGCCCAAGTGGGACGGCTTTCGATCGATCGTCTTCCGCGACGGCGACGAGGTCGAGTTCGGCAGCCGCAACGAGCGGCCGATGACCCGGTACTTCCCCGAACTGGTCGAGGCGGTCAAGGCGCAACTGCCCGAGCGGTGCGTGATCGACGGCGAGATCGTGGTGGCCACCAAGGCCCGTCTGGAATTCGAGACCCTGCAACTGCGCCTGCATCCCGCCGCGTCGCGGGTGACGCTGCTGAGTGAGCAGACCCCCGCCTCGTTCATCGCCTTCGACCTGCTCGCCCTCGGCGATGAGGACTACACCGGCCGGCCGTTCACCGAGCGCCGGGCCGCGCTGGAAACGGCCCTGGCCGGGGTCACGGCCCCGCTCCACCTCACCCCGGTGACCACCGATCTGGCAGTGGCCCAGCGCTGGTTCACCGAGTTCGAGGGCGCCGGCCTGGACGGGGTGATCGCCAAGCCGCTGGACGGGGTCTACGAGCCCGACAAGCGCGTGATGTTCAAGATCAAGCACGAGCGCACCGCCGACTGCGTGGTAGCCGGCTACCGGGTACACAAGAGCGGCCCGGACGTGGTCGGCTCCCTGCTGCTGGGCCTCTACACCGACGGGGGCGTGCTGAACTCGATCGGGGTGATCGGCTCCTTCCCGATGACCCGGCGGCGCGAGCTGTTCGAAGAACTGCAACCCCTGGTGACCACCTTCGAGGAGCATCCGTGGAACTGGGCAGCTCACGAGGCAGGCGAGCGAACGCCCCGCAAGAGCGAGCAATCGCGCTGGAGCGTCGGCAAGGACCTGTCCTTCGTGCCGCTGCGCCCGGAGCGGGTGGTCGAGGTGCGCTACAGCCAGATGGAGGGTGATCGGATCCGGCACACCGCCCAGTTCATCCGCTGGCGCCCCGACCGGACGCCCGAGTCCTGCACCTACTCCCAGCTCGAGCGGCCGTTGAAGTTCCAGCTGAGCGACATCGTCCCCGGCCTGGGCGAGCCGGCCGACGGCTGAGCACACAGTCGGTCAAGTGAGGCTATTGACCGTTTTAGGCCGAAGATATACATTGTTGTCAGGTACTCCGGAGTGCTGGCGTTCAACGAATTTCCGAGCCGCGGCTCGCGGCTCAGGACGACAACCCTGGAGGTTCTCATGTGGAAACGTGCCGCATTGGTAAGCACAACGGCAAGCGCGGTGGTGGTGGCCGGGCTCGCACTCGCTGCTCCGGCGAGCGCCACAAGCCAGATCACCGTCTACAGCAACGGAACCGCTGCTGGCGTCGGACACTTCAACAGCAGTGGTGAGATCTTCTCGGCATGCGACGTCAAAACCGATGGATACGGCGTGCAGGTCAACTGGTACGTCGTGGCGAACCCGTCCAACAGCGGTTCAGTTCGCGACGGTGACGGAAACAACGGCAACTGCGCGACCCAGAACTCCAGCATCGCGGAGGGCAGGGCCGTGAACTACCAGGTCTGCCTCACCGACAACGGTTCGTTCGTCGCCTGCACCGGCTGGGCCCGGGACTACGCCTGACGACTCGCCGCCGGACAGGCGGCGATAACGCGCCACCCGAGCAGTGCTGGGGCCGGCAGTCCGTGGGCTGCCGGCCCCTAGTGTGGCCGCCCGGCTCACACGGTGGCTGGCGTGGTGCTCAGCCAGGCGTGCTGAGTGACAACCCTTGGGTAACCTCAACAGGTGCCCGCCACTCGCCTTATGACCCGCCTGTCCGTGCTCGTCGCGGGTGCGGCGCTGCTGGTGACCGCGGCGTGCACCTCGACCGACCAGGCCGACCCGCCGGCCAGCACCGCGAACTCGGCGACGTCAGCCGGCGCGGGGAGTTCGGCCAGCGACTCGGCCTCGGCCAGCTCGTCCTCGAGCCAGCCAGCGGCGAGCATCGACTTCTCCGACTGCAGCCAGCAGTTCCAGGCCGCGATCAGCTCGGCCAGGGCCAAGAGCATGACGTTCTCCTGCGGCAAGCTGGCGGTGCCGTTGGACTACAGCGCGCCCGACGGCGAGACCGCCGAGATCTTCGTGGTCCGGGTGCGCAGCGACAACCAGGGCCAGCGCCTGGGCTCGTTGCTGGTCAACCCCGGCGGCCCGGGCGGCTCGGGGGTGAACCTGGCGGCCGGGCTGGTGACCGCGCTGAGCGAGGACCTGCTCGATCGTTTCGACGTGGTGGGCTTCGACCCCCGGGGCGTCGGCCTGTCTGACCCGGTGCAGTGCATCAGCGACAAGCAGAAGGACCAGCTGACCGCTGCCAACCCCGACGTCCGGACCGCGGCCGGCCGGGCCCAGTCCCGGGCCCTCTCGGCCGCGGTCGTCAAGTCCTGCGTCAGCAAGTACGGCTCGGACCTGGGCCACTTCAACACCGAAGAGACCGCCCGCGACATGGACCTGATTCGCGAGGCGGTCGGTGACGCCAAGCTCAACTACCTGGGTTACTCCTACGGCACCCGGCTCGGGGCGGCCTACGCCCACCAGTTCCCGACCCGGATCCGGACGGCGGTGCTCGACGGCGCGGTCGACCCGGTGGCTGACGAGCTGACCGTCAGCGAGCGCCAGACCAAGGCCTTCGAGGACGCCTTCGACCAGTTCGCCGCCGACTGCCTCAAGCGCCCGGACTGCGCGACGCTGGGCAATCCACGCTCGGCCGTCAGGGCGCTGATCGCCGGGGCCGACCGGGAGCCGATCCCGGGCAGCGGCGAGACCGCGAGCCGGCGCGCCACCGGCGGGATCGTCACGATCGGGGTCGCCTCGGCGCTGTATGACCAGTCCCAGTGGAACGACCTGGGGCAGGCGCTGATCGCGGCCCAGGACGGCGACGCCGCCGAGATCATCGACCTGGCCGACCAGTACCTGGAGCGGGACCCGGAGACCGGGCACTACTCCAACATCCTGGACGCCAACCTGGCCATCAACTGCAACGACTCGACCCTGCAGGTCACCGACGAGCTGGTCGCCACAGTGGCCTCCAAGTGGATCTCGAAGTACCCGATCTTCGGGCCGAACGCCGCCGCCTCGCTGTACTCGTGCTACTCCTGGCCGCGCTCGGAGCACCCGTTGCCACCGGCGTCGGCGCCCGGCGCGCCGCCGATCCTGGTGATCGGCACCCGGAACGACCCGGCCACCCCGTACGCCGCGACCGGCGTGCTGGCCAAAGCGCTGGGCTCCGGGGTGGTGCTGACCTGGGAGGGCGAGGGCCACACCGCCTATCCCAAGACCGCCTGCATCACCACCAAGGTCGACAGTTACCTGATCACCGCCACGCCCCCCGCGTCCGGTGAGAGCTGCCCCCGCGGCTGAGGCGGGGCACGGTCTGAATGGCGGTGCTCTTCGCGCTGCTTGCTGCCGCCGCGTACGGGGTGAGCGACTTCGTCGGCGGCCTGGCGTCCCGCCGGATCCCGGCGATCACCGTGCTCTTGGCCAGCTACCCGATCGGCACGGTGCTGATAGCGGCGGCGCTGCCGGTGTACGGCGGCCCGATCTCGGCAGGCACGCTGGCCTGGAGCCTGTCCGGCGGCACGGCCGGCCTGGTCGGGGTGGCGCTGCTCTACTACGCGCTCGGCCAGGCGCCGATGAACGTGATCTCGCCGGTGACCGCGGTGATGACGGCGGTGGTCCCGATAGTGGCCGGGGTGCTGCAAGGCGAGCGGCCGCGCCTGCTGGCCTGGATCGGCATCGTGCTCGGCCTGGTGGCGGTGACGCTGATCACCCGCCAGCCGGCCGACCACCCGCACGGGCCGGTCGGCTGGCGGCCGCTGACGATGGCGGTGCTGTCCGGGGTCGGCTTCGGCGCCTACTTCATCTGCCTGGCCCGCACCGACGAGGACTCCGGCCTGTGGCCGGTGGTGCTGTCCCGGATGATGGCGGTGCTGCTGGTGGTGCCGCTGGCCGCCGCGCTCGCGGGCTTCGTCCGGATCCCGCGGCCGGTGCTCGCCCTGGCGGCAGTGGCCGGGATCCTGGATGCCGTCGCCAACCTGGCCTTCCTGCTGGCCAGCCGGCACGGCCTGCTGTCGCTGTCGAGCGTGATCACCGCGCTCTACCCGGCCGGCACGGTGCTGCTGGCGGTGCTGATCCTCAAGGAGCGCACCGGCGCCGTTCAGCGGGTCGGGCTGGGCGTCGCCGCGGCCGCGGTCGTGCTGCTGACCCGCTAGCACCGGTACTCAAGCCTGTTAGAGGCCTCGCGGGCAGTGACAGAACTTGCCGCACTGGCTGATACCATGCCTGGTATCGTTTTGGTTGTGGCTATGACTTTGCGCCTCAGCGAGGAAGAGACGATTGCGCTACGCGAATACGCGCAGGCTCACGGGGTCTCCATGCAGGAAGCAGCCCGGGAGGCCGTTCGCCAGCTCACGCACAGCGAGCGCCGGGACACCTTCAGCCGGATGATCCGCGAGCGTGATCGAGAACTTCTGGACCGCCTCGCGCAGTGATCGTCCATCTCACGTTCGACGACATCCTGGCGTTGGCCTCCGATGCCGTCGCCCCGGCGGACGTGATCGTCCGAGATTTCGGGCTGTTGCAGTCGGCGGTCGCCCGCACGCAAGCAAGCGCGTTCGGGCGCGACGCTTACCCCATCGTGGCGCTCAAGGCCGCCGCGCTGATGGAGTCCCTTGCCCGCAATCATGCGTTGGTAGATGGCAACAAGCGGCTGGCCTGGCTCGCGACCATGGTGTTCTGCCTGTTCAACGACATGATCGTGACAGCGCCGAGCGTGGCTGAGGGCGAGCAGTTCGTGCTTGCGGTGTGCCAAGGTCAGCTCGCGCTGGACGACATCGCCCATACCCTGCTCCGCTGGAGCTGATCGCGATGGTCAGCCATGCGGTGGGCTGATGATCAGGCTGAGGACGGCGCTGCCCGCGGATGGCGCAGGCTCTCGACATCCCAGCCGGCCCGGCGGGCTCCCGCCAGGTAGGCGCTCTCCAAAAACTCCAGGACGGTGGCCCGGGGGTCGGCGCTGGCCCGGACGTCGTCGTAGCGCAACAGGGCCAGATGCGAGCTGCCCCTCGGGACCCAGGCGGCCTCGGCCGGGCTCAGCGGCTCCTCGGTCAGCCCGGCCGGCTCCGGGGCGGTGTAGCTGTAGAACGCCGGCTCGCCGAACTCGTCGTCACCGAACCAGAAACCCGCGCTGATCACCTCGTGCGAGTACGCCTCCCGGGTGACCGGGTCGACGCCGTCCGGCAGGTCGGCCGGGCGGTCGGAGAACCGGGTCACCGCGATGTCCATGGTGTGCCAGAAGTGGTGCACCGGGCTGGTCTTGGCGTAGCTGCGGCCGGCGAACTCCTCCAGCACCAGCGACACCTGCCCGAGGATCTGCCAGTACCGGTTGGCGTGTTCGGGCACGTAGCTAGCGTCCTGGTCGTCCTCGGCGAACGGCGTGCTGTCGGCCAGGTCGAAGGGCACCGGCTGGGCGATGCGCACCTGGTAGCCGACCGAGGCCAGCGCGTCGAGCAGCTGCCGGTAGAACCCGGCCACCGACAGGTCTGTCAGCGAGAACGACACCCGCTGCCCGGTGCTGCACTCGACGCGCAGCAGGTGCTCCACGAAGTCGAAGTCGATCGAGAAGAAGGTGTCACTACCCATCGGCCGGGACGTGAGGCCGCGGGCGGTCAGGTGGAACGGGACGTTCCACCAGTGATTGCGCAGCGGGCTCTGATCCAGGCGGACCTTGCCGGCGATCTGCAGGAAGCGGTGCAGCGTCTGCTTGGTGTCCTGCCACTCAGCCAGCGGCATCGGCGGGAACAACATGACCACTCACCTCCTGCCAAGACTCGCTAGCACTGTGTCCAAACGCTACTCGTGACCGGTACTCGACTTGGCAGGAAGCCTGGGCTGGGCGTAAACCCTCATCTTCCTGCTGGCCAACCGGCACCGCCTGGTGCTGGTGCACACCAGTGCCCTCGAACGAGCCGACTGGGCATCACCGTCGGGCGATCGTGCTGCTTGTGATCCCAAGCCCGCACGACTGACCGCCATGCACAGCCTCCAGGATCATCAGCCGTCCAAGCTGAATCCCCGATACGGTTCGCATACACACTGGACTGGTAAGACGGGAGAGGTAGTGCCCGCAAGCTTTCAAGCCTTCTTCGCGACCCTCCTCGCATTGCTGCCAGGAGCGGTTTATGTGTTCACTTACGAACGCCAAGTTGGGTCCTTCGGCGTCAACTTCACTGACCGCGTGATCCGGTTTTTGTCAGCCAGCGCTGTATTTCACGCAGTCTTTGCCTTCGCGAGTACCGGGCCTACGTAGAACTCTTCCGAAGCGGCAAACTCGGCAGGGGTGAAGTAAGCGGCTGGCAGGTCGAGGCGCTAGCCATGACCTATCTACTGGTGCCAGCGGTGGCAGGCTTCCTCCTCGGACAAGCAGCGCGGAGTCGACCGAGGTGGTTAGCGTGGGCAATCGGTGACGCGCAGGCTCCCCGAGCTTGGGACGACCTTTTCGCGCGTGGCCCCGAGGGCTTCATACGTGCGCGGCTCAAGTCGGGCCAATGGATCGCCGGCTACTTCGGCACAGCACCGGACGGGCGCAAGTCTTATGCGGCCGGGTTTCCTCACGACCAAGATCTACTGATAACTCGTAGGGTCGACATCGATCCTGAATCAGGCGACTATGTGACAGCGGCCGACGGCAGTGCACAATCCCTCGACGGGTGGCTCCTCGTACGCTGGGAAGAACTGGAAATACTCGAATTTACGGAGGTGAGCGCAGATGGCACCTGAGCGGAGTCGAGACAGCGAAATCGAACGCCGTGGTGGGTATTCCGATGGTTGATCGCAGAATCCCAGGTAGCGGATACGCAAGCCGCGGTAAAGCTCGGGGGGCGCTACCACCCCCGCCGCGCACCCCAGCACCCGGCGAGTCGAATAAGACATCTGAGTCATCCCGTTCGGAATCCACCGGTACGTCCCACGACCAGAAACCCGCCCAAGTAGCAAGATCGGCTCGCACTGGGAGGGTCGTACCTAAGGCGGCTGCTTCGAGAAGGACTAGCTCTACTTCTTCTCTGAGGCAAGCCGGAGCTAGTCGAGTGACCCGTAAGAAGTAGATGACATACACCGCACGCTCACCAACACCCAGCGCTGATCATCTCTTTTAAGTACGGTCTGCCGCTGACTCGGGGTACCCATGTCTCGCCTCAGTCGCGCGTCCACCGGGTGGCCTCGTCGAGCAGGTCGATCACCGCGTCCTCGCTGACCGCGGAGAAGTCGCGGTAATGGACCCCGACAGCTCGGAACGGATGGGGGGTGCAGGCGCTGATGACGGCGTCGGCCTCGGGGAATTCCCCGAGCGCCGCGAGGGGGGCCACCGGCACTGCGATGACGACTCTGGCGGCGCCCAGTTGGCGGGCCACCAGGCAGGCGACCCGAGCGGTGGCTCCGGTGGCTATCCCGTCATCGACGAGCACGGCCGTCCGGCCGGTCAGCTCGACGCGCGTGCGTCCCTGCCTCAGCCGGGTGACTTGAGCCTCAAGGGTCGCCCGTTCGCGTCGCTCCACCTCCGCAAGCCCGGCAGCCGAGACGCCGGAGCCGGACAGCACCTCGGCATTGATCACGCGCGCGCCGTCCTCGCCCACCGCGCCCATCGCCAGCTCCGGCTGGTACGGCACGCCGAGTTTGCGCACGACTATGACGTCCAGCGGAGCGGCGAAGGCCTTCGCGACCTCGAAGGCCACCGGCACGCCGCCCCTGGGCAGTCCGAGGACGACCGGGTCTCCCCCAGGCAGGTTCTCCGACGACTCCAGCGCACGCGCCAGCCGCCGGCCGGCCTCGACTCGATCAGCGAAGAGGTTTCCAGCCCCCCACATGCAGGCTCAGCTCTTCTTGGCCCGACTGGGCTGCACTCGCATCGGCTCGCCCTCCATCTTCGGAAAGTTCGGCGGGTAGGGGGCGTCGCCCTGGTCGAACTCGTGCTCGTCGCGCTCTGACCAGTCCAGCAGCACGGAGATGTCGAACGGGTTGTCGTCGATGCCCGCGTGCAGGTCGCCCAGCTCGGCGAAGCGGGCCGGCATGGTGGCCATCGTGTAGTCCTCCATCCGGACCCCGGCCAGCTCCTGCCAGCTGATCGGCGCCGACACCAGGCCGGTGCTGGCCCGGATCGAGTACGCCGAGGCGATGGTGCGGTCCCGGGCGTTCTGGTTGTAGTCGATGAAGATGCTCTCGCCGCGCTCCTCCTTCCACCACTTGGTGGTCACCAGCTCCGGGGCGCGCCGCTCGACCTCGCGGGCGAAGGCCAGCGCCGCCCGGCGCACCTGGGTGAAGCCGTGCTCGGGATGGATCCGCAGGTAGATGTGCAGCCCCTTGGACCCCGAAGTCTTGGGCCAGCCCACGGCGCCGAGTTCGTCCAGCAGCTCGCGCACCAGGCCGGCCACCTCGACCGCGTCGGCGAAGTCGGTTCCCGGTTGCGGGTCCAGGTCGATGCGCAGCTCGTCCGGACGCTCGGTGTCGGCCCGGCGCGAGTGCCACGGGTGAAACTCGACGCTGGACATCTGCACCGCCCAGATCACGCTGGCCAGCTCGGTGACGCACAGCTCGTCGGCGGCGCGCCCGGACGGAAAGCGCACCTGCACCGTCTCGACCCAGTCCGGGGCTCCTTTGGGAATCCGCTTCTGATAGATCCGCTCGCCGCCGGTGCCCTCGGGAAACCGGTGCAGCATGCACGGCCGCTCGCGCAGCGCGCGGACGATGCCGTCGCCGACCGCGAGGTAGTACTCGGCCAGGTTCAGCTTGGTGGCGCCGGTCGCCGGGAAGTACACCCGGTCCGGGTTGGTGATCTTGACCACCCGGTCTCCGACCTCGAGCTCGATGAACGGCGATGCCATATCCGACACGGTAGGCGATATTCCATGGTGGATGTCGGACCCGGCCGCTACTTTCCACCCCGTGACCAAACCCCACGTCGCAACAGGAACGACACCACCCACCTTCGCCGGGTTCGACCCGCTGGCCGAGATCGCCGAGCACAGCGCCGGGCTGGCCCGGGCCGCCGAGGCCAACCTGGACGCGCCGGTCGAGCACTGTCCGGGCTGGACGGTGGCCGACCTGGTCTGGCACCTGAGTGATGTGCACTGGTTCTGGGCCAAGATCGTGGCCGAGCTGCCGTCCGAGCGGCCGGAGGACCTGCAGCGGCCGGAGCGGGCGGCGCCCGACCAGTTGGTCAGCCGGTTCTCGGCCGGCGCCGCCCACCTGGTGCGGGTGCTGGGCCAGGCTGACCCGGCCGCCGCGTGCTGGACCTGGGCGCCCACCCAGCAGAACGCCGGCTTCGTCCTGCGGCACCAGGTGCAGGAGGCCGCGGTGCACCGCTGGGACGCCGAGCACGCGGCCGGTCGCGAGATCGCGCTGGGAACGGCGATGTCGGCCGACGCCATCGACGAGTTCCTGACCTTCTCGATGTACACGGTGGACGACCCGCCCGAGACTGAGACTGTCCTGCCGCGCCTGGACGGCCCGTTGGTGCTGGCGGCCAGTGACGCCGGCCTGGAGTGGACCATCGCCGACGACAGCGTGCCCGGCACGGTGAAGTTCAGCACCGGGCCGGCCGACCCCGGGCTGCCCCGGATCACCGGCACCGCCTCGGATCTGCTGCTGTGGCTCTACGGCCGGGTGCCGCTGCCGATCACGCCCGGCAGCTCGGGTGACCAGCCGGCCGCCGAGCAGCTGGTGACCCGGTTTCGGAAGCTGGCCTTCACCGACTGACCCGCGCCTGACATCAAATGCCAAAACAAGGCATGCTGTGCAGGTGGATGAAGAACTGCGCCGGCCACCGGTCACCGGGCGGCACATCGTGTACCTGGATCCCAAGCTGGATCGGGCGGTAAGCCCCTATTCGCCGGAGGGCGAGATCCAGATGATGGGTGAGTTCGCCTCCGGCCTGAGCCGTCGCGGCGCCGTCTCGCGCCCGATGGCGATCATGCTGGTGATCCTGATCCTGGCTCCGATCGTGCTCAGCGTGCTGGCCATCCTGACCAGCTTGTGAGTCCGCCGTTGTAGACACCATGCGGCACTTCGCTGCGTACTGTTGAAAGCATGACTACCGACCAGAGCGCCCCGCGGGTCACCAAGACCGACGAGCAGTGGCGGGCCGAGTTGTCCCCCGCCGAGTACGCGGTCCTGCGCAAGGCCGGCACCGAGCGGCCCTACACCGGCGAGTACACCGACAACCACCAGACCGGCGTCTACTCCTGCCGGGCCTGCGGCGCGGAGCTGTTCCGGTCGGATCAGAAGTTCGACTCCCACTGCGGCTGGCCGAGCTTCTTCTCGCCGCTGGCCGGCTCAGCGATCGTGGAACGGGTCGACAACAGCCTCGGCATGCGCCGGGTCGAGGTGCTGTGCGCCAACTGCCACAGCCACCTCGGGCACGTCTTCGAGGGCGAGGGCTACGCCACCCCGACCGACCTGCGGTACTGCATCAACTCGATCAGCCTGCGGTTCACCGACGCCAGCTGACGGCTTCCGGCTAGGGCAGGGACTCCACCAGCTCGGCCATGCTGCGCCGGGTGCCGGTGTAGAACGGCACCTCCTCGCGCACGTGCCGGCGGGTCTCGGAGCCGCGCAGGTGCCGCATCAGGTCCACGATCCGGTGCAGCTCGTCGGCCTCGAACGCCAGGATCCACTCGAAGTCGTTGAGCGCGAAGGAGGCGACCGTGTTGGCCCGGACGTCGGGGTAGTCGCGAGCCATCTTGCCGTGCTCGGCCAGCAGCGCGCGCCGCTCCTTGTCCTCCAGCAGGTACCACTCGT
This genomic interval carries:
- a CDS encoding PPK2 family polyphosphate kinase, which translates into the protein MTPAPVPKAMSLREALRVAEGPVTLLGYDPASKPMSPGSKVKALAELATTGEVLASQQEMLYANGVSGDPRRVLLVLQGTDTSGKDGVVRHVVGQVGPAGVSIKSFKRPTAEEAAHHFLWRIGRALPAAGIIGVFNRSHYEDVLVPRVHGSIDADTWAERIADINAFEQQLADSGTVLIKCFLHISYSEQRKRLLARLDDPSKHWKFNPADIDERAYWSDYQSAYAAAIAATSTKSAPWHIVPSDTKWYRNWAVSQLLRDALLGLDLSYPPADFDIEAARVRLQPPF
- a CDS encoding GreA/GreB family elongation factor, encoding MTMIVPSLSPSAHAALMARLEDLKAQRVQTALESIPPGGSGDAADHAGNVEALIRLGELDTRIAALQVQLQAPIAQASAGQVAEIGSLVTLRFSDDDEDQQFLIGLVEQAGPGVEVITPTSPLGAVLLGAQPGAELTYRVASGASMTVTLVEIAA
- a CDS encoding dihydrofolate reductase family protein, with the protein product MRALLSAGSPPDAAASEASVDLHAHYAEGWLPDGGVRVNFVCSADGAAAAAGLSRGLQTPGDNAVFAVLRDLADVILVGAATAAAEGYRPASPSARRRAIRAGLGLEEVPAIAVMSASLQLDLSVPLFSAATQAPTLVVTGSAAPMGARTDIIDLAGTEQTRLQLVQAPSDADGGVDFAGAVAGLRELGYQRILCEGGPRLFAAGVAGGAVDELCLTVSPMLTGPDGPRIVTGQPWPAELTPRLRLTGLLTEDSALFCRYLLERPAAEGAT
- a CDS encoding ATP-dependent DNA ligase, which gives rise to MRLPVLPPVSPMLAKSVTTIPPGASYEPKWDGFRSIVFRDGDEVEFGSRNERPMTRYFPELVEAVKAQLPERCVIDGEIVVATKARLEFETLQLRLHPAASRVTLLSEQTPASFIAFDLLALGDEDYTGRPFTERRAALETALAGVTAPLHLTPVTTDLAVAQRWFTEFEGAGLDGVIAKPLDGVYEPDKRVMFKIKHERTADCVVAGYRVHKSGPDVVGSLLLGLYTDGGVLNSIGVIGSFPMTRRRELFEELQPLVTTFEEHPWNWAAHEAGERTPRKSEQSRWSVGKDLSFVPLRPERVVEVRYSQMEGDRIRHTAQFIRWRPDRTPESCTYSQLERPLKFQLSDIVPGLGEPADG
- a CDS encoding alpha/beta hydrolase; this encodes MTFSCGKLAVPLDYSAPDGETAEIFVVRVRSDNQGQRLGSLLVNPGGPGGSGVNLAAGLVTALSEDLLDRFDVVGFDPRGVGLSDPVQCISDKQKDQLTAANPDVRTAAGRAQSRALSAAVVKSCVSKYGSDLGHFNTEETARDMDLIREAVGDAKLNYLGYSYGTRLGAAYAHQFPTRIRTAVLDGAVDPVADELTVSERQTKAFEDAFDQFAADCLKRPDCATLGNPRSAVRALIAGADREPIPGSGETASRRATGGIVTIGVASALYDQSQWNDLGQALIAAQDGDAAEIIDLADQYLERDPETGHYSNILDANLAINCNDSTLQVTDELVATVASKWISKYPIFGPNAAASLYSCYSWPRSEHPLPPASAPGAPPILVIGTRNDPATPYAATGVLAKALGSGVVLTWEGEGHTAYPKTACITTKVDSYLITATPPASGESCPRG
- a CDS encoding DMT family transporter; translated protein: MAVLFALLAAAAYGVSDFVGGLASRRIPAITVLLASYPIGTVLIAAALPVYGGPISAGTLAWSLSGGTAGLVGVALLYYALGQAPMNVISPVTAVMTAVVPIVAGVLQGERPRLLAWIGIVLGLVAVTLITRQPADHPHGPVGWRPLTMAVLSGVGFGAYFICLARTDEDSGLWPVVLSRMMAVLLVVPLAAALAGFVRIPRPVLALAAVAGILDAVANLAFLLASRHGLLSLSSVITALYPAGTVLLAVLILKERTGAVQRVGLGVAAAAVVLLTR
- a CDS encoding Fic family protein; this encodes MIVHLTFDDILALASDAVAPADVIVRDFGLLQSAVARTQASAFGRDAYPIVALKAAALMESLARNHALVDGNKRLAWLATMVFCLFNDMIVTAPSVAEGEQFVLAVCQGQLALDDIAHTLLRWS
- a CDS encoding DUF5996 family protein, which gives rise to MLFPPMPLAEWQDTKQTLHRFLQIAGKVRLDQSPLRNHWWNVPFHLTARGLTSRPMGSDTFFSIDFDFVEHLLRVECSTGQRVSFSLTDLSVAGFYRQLLDALASVGYQVRIAQPVPFDLADSTPFAEDDQDASYVPEHANRYWQILGQVSLVLEEFAGRSYAKTSPVHHFWHTMDIAVTRFSDRPADLPDGVDPVTREAYSHEVISAGFWFGDDEFGEPAFYSYTAPEPAGLTEEPLSPAEAAWVPRGSSHLALLRYDDVRASADPRATVLEFLESAYLAGARRAGWDVESLRHPRAAPSSA